The Cytophagia bacterium CHB2 DNA window AACGACCAGTTGCCGAGCATCTCGAAAAAGGTGTGATGATAGGTATCGAAGCCGACGTCTTCGAGATCGTTGTGCTTGCCGCTCACGCGAATGCATTTTTGCGTATCCGCGGCGCGCTTGTAATCGCGCTGCTCGGTGCCGAGAAAAATATTCTTGAATTGATTCATGCCGGCGTTGGTGAACAGCAGCGTCGGATCGTCCAGCGGCACCACCGGCGAGGAGGGCACGATCGTATGCCCTTGACGCTTGAAAAAATCGAGAAAAGATTGTCTTACGACTTTAGACTTCATAGAACTTCCTGGTTTGGTTGTTTCGAATTTGTTCTAAAAATGCATCCTTGTCAAACTTATGTTGTTTGCCCGGCTGCCCGCGTTACACTTACCAAATCACCAAGAGCTTGTGGCGGTGGGCCCAACCATGGCACAATGATCGTGCAAGCGATTATCGTGCACAGGTATTGACCTCCAAGGGCAGATTTCATTTGTTTCTATTCTTCCGTGCTTCCCGGCGTGTCCACCAGACAATATAGATGGCAGTAAGAGCTACCATCGATATCATTATAGTGAACCCAATCTCGTTGGTCATGATTTTTCTCCCTTCAAGACATCATCTGCTTTCGATAAATGCCAGATTTCATTGCTGAGCAATAGCATTGCAACGAGTAAAATGAGAACCACTCCGCTCCAGCCAATGATTAAAGTTGACGGATAATTGAACTGTCCTATAACACTGGGCACGATCACTGCCGCAAAAATGAGCACGGTGATCTTCTCAAAGAAACCGAGCCAAAACTTATAAACCTCTTTCTGATTCTCCGGATGACTTCTGTTCATCGCCCCACCTCCCGCACAAATCATTTGCTGCACGACAGAACTTTTGTTTCTACTTCAATATGACAAAAGCCTCCTCATTCGTCGCTGCTCCCTCTGCCCAACTCTTTCCACAACTGCGTTGCCTGGATCGTCTCCCAATCGAATCCCCGGCGCCGCAGAAAATCGGCGAGTTTTTGCTGCGCTTTGCGCGCCGGTTGAGTTGCAAGCTTTTTGCGTTGTTTCTCGGCAAGCTGATCAGCCAGGGCAACACCGGCGTCTGTGGTGAAGACTTCGTCTAGCGCCCCTTGCAGGGTTTCCGCCTCGATGCCCTTTTGTTTCAATTCCAGCGCGAGGCGCTCGCGTCCCATCGGGCGGTTACGTATGCGACTTTGAATAAACGCCCGTGCAAAGCTGGCGTCATCGAGGTAACGTTGCCGTTTGCATTCCGCCAGCACGGCGGCCACGGTTTCTTCTTCAAAGCCGGATTTTTGCAGCGCATCGTGCAATTCTTTTTCGCTGCGGCTGCGATAAGACAGCAACCGATAGGCTTTGGTCAAAGCCGACTTGTAATCCCGGTCGGTTTGATTACCGGATTCAAACAATTCGGCCTGACCGGCTCCAGCAGAATCCATCGCTGATTCTTGAGTTTTTAAGGCATCTTCGGCGGCGGCCAAGCCGCTGCTATCACACTTTCAAAAGCCAAAATTAAGCGACGGCCAAGCCGTCGCAGAACAAAGTTATTTCTTGGCCGTTGCAGGCGCTGGTGTTGCCGCTGCTGGCTTTGAGGATTTAGCCGCATCGTTTGCCGCAGCGGGCGTCTCATCCTTCACCAATCCCACCGCCTTGCGCACTTTTATCTCAAGATTCTTCATCACCTCCGGATTTTCAACCAAATACTTCTTGAGATTTTCGCGGCCTTGCATGCGTTCTTCACCGACGGTAAACCAGGTGCCGCTTTTTTCAATCAATTTCAGGTTGATCGCCAAATCTGCGAGATCGCCTTCGGAGGAAATGCCGGTGCCGTACATCAAATCGAATTCTGCTTCTTTGAATGGCGGCGCGACTTTGTTCTTCACGACTTTGACTTTGGTGCGGTTGCCGGTGACGCTGTCGCCATCTTTAATCGAGGCGATACGGCGTACATCCAATCTCACGGAGGAATAGAATTTGAGCGCGCGTCCGCCGGTGGTGGTCTCCGGGCTGCCGAAGAGTACGCCGATTTTTTCGCGAATTTGATTGATGAAGACGACGCAAACATTGGTGCGGCTGATGGCGCCCGCGAGCTTGCGCATGGCCTGGCTCATGAGGCGCGCCTGCAAACCCATTTGCGCGTCGCCCATCTCGCCTTCGATTTCGGCTTTGGGAACGAGGGCGGCAACCGAGTCGATCACGACGACATCCAGCGCGCCGCTGCGCACGAGAGTCTCAGTGATCTCGAGCGCCTGCTCACCGGTATCTGGCTGTGAGACGATTAAGTTGTCGACATCAACGCCGAGTTTCTTCGCATAAGAAGCATCAAGCGCATGTTCTGCGTCGATGAAAGCGGCCACGCCGCCGAGCTTTTGCGCTTCGGCGATAATATGCAACGCCAGCGTGGTTTTGCCGCTTGATTCCGGCCCGAAAATTTCGACGATGCGGCCGCGCGGCACGCCGCCGATGCCCAGCGCGGCATCGAGCGAAATCGAGCCGGTGGGAATGATATCTATCTGAACTTTTGCGCGCTCGTCACCCAGCTTCATCACCGAGCCTTTGCCAAATTGCCGGTCGATCTGCTGAATGGCGTTGTCCAGCGCCTTTAACTTTTCATTTTTGTCCACGAGTCCTCCCTCCAGCGAAGTTGAGGTGTTGAGTTATTCGTTGATTATGCCAGTCATTATTGCGGTTTTTAATTGAATGAACAGGTTTGTAGCCCCCGCCCCTCGTGGGCGGCTGTCGAAGCCACTAAATTCGCGGTTTCAACAGTGCCCCCCGAGGGGGCAAGACTACGGCTCCTGCACACGCATTTGAAAAACGCTATAAGTCTTCGAGCAAGCGCTTACCGTGAATGACTGCTACAATTGTCACAATTTCATTCTGGTTACATAGATAATGCGATAATTATAAACAAAAAGCTCACGAATGGCTTCTTCGTTTAATTCCGGCACCTTGCGTCCGGCGCGTGGAAACTGCTCCAGTTGCCGTGTTGCCTCGAGAATTTGTTCAACGACGATTCCCGCGTAGCGTGAAGAATCGCGAGCAATAAATTGAGCAATTTCTTCAACGTCAGAGAGCGCCTCGCGAGACCATTTTACTTGATAAACCATTTGCCCAATTGTTTCTCAGCTTCTTCTTGAGAAAATTTTTTTCCGTGTCGGCCGATGCCAGGCCTTTGCGGATCTTTTCCAAAACATAAAGATGATATTGAATATCTTCGATGGAACAATTATCTGGCAATTTCTTGAGCAATTGTTCGACTTCCATTTTGGCCGTGTTCATAGTAGACTTCCTCTTTTGCTTAAAATTAACCGTCTTTAAGCTTGTCATTCCCAAAACCAAATTTCTGCACCGGAGTATAAGTCGATCCGGCGCGGTGCAATTCACTTTGCATCAACGTGCATTGCGAGCAAATCATCTCGTGCGGCGGAAAGGGATGTTCCAGCATTTCTTTCACGACAGGGTCGATGCGCGCGTCACGCACGCGGCCGATGGTGACATGCGGCGAAAAGG harbors:
- a CDS encoding regulatory protein RecX, with amino-acid sequence MDSAGAGQAELFESGNQTDRDYKSALTKAYRLLSYRSRSEKELHDALQKSGFEEETVAAVLAECKRQRYLDDASFARAFIQSRIRNRPMGRERLALELKQKGIEAETLQGALDEVFTTDAGVALADQLAEKQRKKLATQPARKAQQKLADFLRRRGFDWETIQATQLWKELGRGSSDE
- the recA gene encoding recombinase RecA; the encoded protein is MDKNEKLKALDNAIQQIDRQFGKGSVMKLGDERAKVQIDIIPTGSISLDAALGIGGVPRGRIVEIFGPESSGKTTLALHIIAEAQKLGGVAAFIDAEHALDASYAKKLGVDVDNLIVSQPDTGEQALEITETLVRSGALDVVVIDSVAALVPKAEIEGEMGDAQMGLQARLMSQAMRKLAGAISRTNVCVVFINQIREKIGVLFGSPETTTGGRALKFYSSVRLDVRRIASIKDGDSVTGNRTKVKVVKNKVAPPFKEAEFDLMYGTGISSEGDLADLAINLKLIEKSGTWFTVGEERMQGRENLKKYLVENPEVMKNLEIKVRKAVGLVKDETPAAANDAAKSSKPAAATPAPATAKK